The proteins below are encoded in one region of Coffea arabica cultivar ET-39 chromosome 4c, Coffea Arabica ET-39 HiFi, whole genome shotgun sequence:
- the LOC113740145 gene encoding putative disease resistance protein At1g50180 → MAEQVVILLLDKIADYLIEGAAGLWPKDLKLRDQIEWVEGELRRMQCFIKDVDSRQDVDERVKNWVADLREVAYDTDDILDSFVYSLVQGQQRGVLVTFLKRYFLSFNELVLCRKLNDQIKRIRIRLQEISDRKSTYGIGNIGIGTEGAGFAASRLQERRRSSVHVCEDIVGLVEDVKIIESQLIHGESRRCVVSVVGMAGIGKTTLAKRVYLKSDLKEHVDCCAFVYVSQNFRAREILQELGKKLMGNVGGDFGRASNEELREIISSFLESKRYLIVLDDLWNFADWDDLKAAFPEEKNGSRILLTTRIKDVALYADSKSTPHELCLMNDEDCWKLFSKMVQLDWESSASLPPWAEELGKQMLRRCGGLPLAIVVLGGLLSRKDATFNEWQKVFQSMHWQLRQEPMQYGDVLALSYRDLPHYLKSCFLYFGLFPEDFEISARRLMLLWVAEGFVLPRGQQPLEDVAEDYLEELIGRNMVQVAKRKSNGRIKACRIHDLLRDLSISIAKEEHFLDFIHGDVNADSVTTRCRRLGIHSGEISITENTPKVRSLLCFDSVESNFKPRKVKLLRVLDLEGAYLTQLDSEIGNLIHLRYLSLRETWLKRFPSTIGHLEKLQTLDLRSTLISPIPLAIWKLLNLRFLYFNELKEMVVDPPKDAALTHLQTLQGLCITQKSRIENGLDKLTNLRELELHGELYAQEVALAKWILNSKNLECLKLHANPVTAFLVDAHTKIQDFDRTRLSIPKSTMFADHFFLSKLHLDGYIKKLYDVEHFPPNLEELSLKDSYLMEDPMPKLEKLQNLRVLKLKQCAYVGKELVCSSGGFPQLHLLKLSFLTLQTWRIEEGSLCNLKQLEIVECKQLKILPRGLHPLTSLKDLRLGYMPHEFALKARDRAGENWYRIHRVPPL, encoded by the coding sequence ATGGCTGAACAAGTGGTTATCTTACTATTGGACAAGATTGCTGACTATCTGATTGAGGGAGCTGCAGGTTTATGGCCAAAGGACTTGAAGCTACGTGATCAGATTGAATGGGTCGAAGGGGAGCTGAGGCGAATGCAGTGCTTCATCAAGGACGTAGATTCAAGACAAGATGTTGATGAAAGAGTCAAAAATTGGGTTGCAGACTTGAGGGAGGTTGCATATGATACAGATGATATTCTTGACTCTTTTGTTTACAGTCTGGTACAAGGACAGCAGAGGGGAGTTCTTGTTACATTTCTCAAGAGGTACTTCCTCTCCTTTAATGAGTTGGTCTTATGTCGTAAGTTGAATGATCAGATAAAACGAATCAGGATTAGACTCCAAGAGATTAGTGACAGAAAATCCACATACGGAATTGGAAATATAGGAATAGGGACAGAAGGGGCTGGTTTTGCAGCTAGCAGACTGCAAGAGAGGAGAAGATCATCTGTTCATGTTTGCGAGGATATTGTTGGTCTGGTTGAAGATGTAAAAATAATAGAATCACAGTTGATTCATGGAGAATCAAGGCGTTGTGTTGTCTCAGTTGTCGGCATGGCAGGTATAGGCAAGACCACTCTTGCCAAGAGAGTTTACCTTAAATCTGATCTTAAGGAGCATGTTGATTGCTGTGCTTTTGTTTATGTCTCTCAAAATTTTAGAGCAAGAGAGATATTACAAGAACTGGGGAAAAAATTGATGGGAAATGTAGGAGGAGATTTTGGAAGAGCAAGCAATGAAGAATTGCGGGAGATAATCTCAAGTTTTTTGGAGAGTAAAAGGTATCTTATAGTGTTGGATGATTTGTGGAATTTTGCAGATTGGGATGATCTCAAAGCAGCCTTTCCTGAGGAGAAAAATGGGAGTAGAATTCTGCTTACTACCCGTATTAAAGATGTTGCTCTCTATGCTGACTCGAAAAGTACCCCACATGAACTCTGCCTAATGAATGACGAGGATTGTTGGAAATTGTTCTCCAAGATGGTGCAATTAGACTGGGAATCCTCTGCAAGTTTGCCACCATGGGCTGAAGAATTAGGTAAGCAGATGCTGAGGAGATGTGGGGGATTACCACTTGCTATTGTGGTGCTAGGTGGCCTGCTGTCAAGAAAAGATGCAACCTTTAACGAGTGGCAAAAGGTGTTTCAGAGTATGCATTGGCAGTTGAGGCAAGAACCAATGCAATATGGAGATGTGTTGGCCCTGAGTTATAGGGACTTGCCACACTACTTGAAATCATGTTTCTTATACTTTGGTCTCTTCCCTGAGGATTTTGAAATTTCTGCAAGGAGATTGATGCTGCTGTGGGTTGCAGAGGGATTTGTGCTGCCAAGAGGTCAACAACCCCTTGAAGATGTGGCAGAAGATTATTTGGAAGAGCTTATTGGAAGAAACATGGTTCAAGTGGCTAAAAGGAAGTCCAATGGAAGGATTAAAGCATGCCGAATCCATGACCTTCTCAGAGACCTTTCAATCTCAATAGCCAAGGAGGAACACTTCCTTGATTTCATCCATGGAGATGTCAATGCTGATTCTGTTACAACAAGATGTCGCAGACTTGGCATTCATTCTGGAGAAATCTCCATTACAGAGAACACTCCAAAAGTTCGTTCATTGCTGTGCTTTGATTCAGTTGAATCGAATTTCAAACCAAGGAAGGTTAAGCTCTTGCGCGTGCTTGACTTAGAAGGCGCTTACTTAACTCAGCTGGACTCTGAAATAGGAAATCTCATCCATTTGAGGTACCTGAGTTTAAGAGAAACTTGGTTAAAAAGATTTCCATCAACAATTGGCCACCTTGAGAAGTTGCAAACTTTGGACTTGAGGTCGACATTGATTAGTCCGATCCCCCTTGCAATTTGGAAGCTGCTGAACCTGCGGTTCTTGTACTTCAATGAACTGAAAGAAATGGTTGTGGATCCACCAAAGGATGCAGCTCTAACTCATCTCCAAACTTTGCAAGGGTTATGCATTACCCAAAAGAGTCGAATTGAGAATGGCTTGGACAAATTGACCAACCTTAGAGAACTGGAATTGCATGGTGAGCTGTATGCACAAGAAGTTGCCTTGGCAAAGTGGATTCTCAACTCAAAGAACCTGGAATGTCTGAAGCTACACGCTAATCCAGTTACAGCATTCCTGGTTGATGCTCACACTAAAATTCAGGACTTTGACAGAACCCGTCTTTCGATCCCCAAGTCAACGATGTTTGCagatcatttttttctttctaagcTGCATCTGGACGGATATATCAAGAAGCTCTATGATGTTGAACATTTTCCACCGAACCTTGAGGAGCTATCATTGAAAGACTCCTATTTGATGGAAGATCCCATGCCAAAGCTGGAGAAGCTGCAGAATCTTAGAgtcctaaaattgaaacaatgtGCGTACGTGGGGAAAGAATTAGTTTGCTCAAGTGGAGGGTTTCCTCAACTGCATTTGCTGAAACTTTCTTTCCTCACATTACAGACTTGGAGGATAGAGGAAGGATCATTGTGCAACCTTAAACAGTTGGAAATTGTAGAATGCAAACAACTGAAGATTCTCCCGAGGGGATTGCACCCATTGACTAGTCTGAAGGATCTGAGATTAGGATATATGCCCCATGAATTCGCACTGAAGGCTCGAGATCGTGCAGGGGAGAACTGGTACAGAATTCATCGCGTGCCTCCATTATAA